The following proteins are encoded in a genomic region of Rubrobacter xylanophilus DSM 9941:
- a CDS encoding cation-translocating P-type ATPase: protein MTEPATSPQGLPFDPEERIDLLLGHLGTRREGLGEREAARRLEQYGRNEIRRREGRGWLRELARQFTHPLALLLWAAAALAAGGGMGALAVAIVAVIVLNALFAFAQELQAERATEALREFLPPLARVRRDGEVAEVPASSLVPGDLLLLSEGDRISADARLISGSVEVDMSPLTGESQPVGRSSARVRPASSPLEAEDLVFSGTLVTAGEAEAVVYATGMSTQLGRIAALTQRVRGEVSPLQVQVNRAARLIALVAVVAGVAFLAFGTLVARLPLADALVFAISLLVANVPEGLLPTITLALAVGVRRMARRRALLKRLTAVETLGSTDVICTDKTGTLTEGRMVVSRFWAGGEELVPEDGREKEVGEPFSALLRTAVRCSNARIERSAEGWERRGDPSESALLAAAAALGEDVERAQEERSERRRRLYHFDARLKRMTTADEEPDGALWYHSKGAPLELLGRCARVRTPEGERPLSAADREAVREAFERYAGSGLRVLGFAEKRAGGMQPEEERDLAEEGLTFLGLAALEDPPRPEVADAVARCHRAGIRIIVVTGDHGLTAGAVARRVGIVRGEPRIVTGAMVDGMKQAELDALLREERELIVARSNPETKLHIVDALRGEGHTVAMTGDGVNDAPALRRADIGVAMGGSGTEVAREAATMVLTDDSFSSIVAAVEEGRVVYDNIRKFVTYIFAHTTPEVVPFLIYALSGGAVPLPLTVMQILAIDLGTETLPALALGREPAEPGIMERPPRPRGRGILDRPMLVRAWLWLGLVEAALVTGGFFYVLLSAGWSPGEAVGPGSPLHASYLAATTMTFAGITACQIGTAFATRTSRASLRQIGVFSNRLLLWGILFEVLFAAAVIYLPPLQRIFGTGALGVRELLVLAAFPLVVWATDELRRAFVRRRAGWPEGPA from the coding sequence GTGACGGAGCCGGCGACCAGCCCGCAGGGGCTCCCGTTCGACCCCGAGGAGCGGATAGACCTCCTGCTCGGCCACCTCGGGACCAGGCGCGAGGGGCTCGGCGAGCGGGAGGCGGCCCGGAGGCTCGAGCAGTACGGCAGGAACGAGATCCGGCGCCGGGAGGGGCGCGGGTGGCTCCGGGAGCTCGCCCGCCAGTTCACCCACCCGCTGGCGCTGCTTCTGTGGGCGGCGGCCGCTCTGGCCGCCGGCGGCGGCATGGGCGCTCTGGCCGTGGCGATAGTCGCGGTGATCGTGCTGAACGCACTCTTCGCCTTCGCCCAGGAGCTCCAGGCCGAGCGAGCCACCGAGGCGCTCAGGGAGTTCCTCCCGCCGCTCGCCCGGGTGCGCCGCGACGGTGAGGTCGCCGAGGTTCCGGCGAGCTCGCTGGTGCCCGGCGACCTTCTCCTGCTCTCCGAGGGAGACCGCATCTCCGCCGATGCGCGCCTGATCTCGGGCTCCGTCGAGGTGGACATGTCCCCGCTGACGGGCGAGTCGCAGCCGGTGGGGCGCAGCTCGGCGCGTGTGCGCCCGGCCTCCTCGCCGCTGGAGGCCGAGGATCTGGTGTTCTCGGGGACGCTCGTCACCGCGGGCGAGGCGGAGGCGGTCGTCTACGCGACCGGGATGAGCACCCAGCTGGGGCGGATCGCCGCGCTGACCCAGAGGGTGCGGGGGGAGGTCAGCCCCCTGCAGGTACAGGTCAACCGGGCCGCCAGGCTCATCGCCCTCGTCGCGGTGGTCGCCGGCGTGGCCTTCCTCGCGTTCGGCACCCTGGTGGCCCGGCTGCCGCTCGCCGACGCGCTCGTGTTCGCCATCAGTCTGCTGGTGGCCAACGTGCCCGAGGGGCTTCTGCCGACCATAACGCTCGCGCTCGCGGTGGGGGTTCGGCGCATGGCCCGCCGCCGGGCGCTCCTGAAGCGCCTCACCGCCGTCGAGACCCTGGGCTCTACGGATGTGATCTGCACCGACAAGACCGGCACCCTGACCGAGGGGCGGATGGTCGTCTCCCGCTTCTGGGCCGGCGGGGAGGAGCTGGTGCCCGAAGACGGGCGTGAGAAGGAGGTGGGGGAGCCGTTCTCCGCGCTCCTGAGAACGGCGGTTCGGTGCTCGAACGCCCGGATAGAGCGCTCCGCGGAGGGCTGGGAGCGGAGGGGCGACCCCAGCGAGAGCGCCCTGCTCGCGGCCGCCGCCGCTCTGGGCGAGGACGTCGAGCGGGCCCAGGAGGAGCGGTCGGAGCGCAGGCGCCGCCTCTACCACTTCGACGCCCGGCTCAAGCGCATGACCACCGCCGACGAGGAGCCCGATGGGGCCCTCTGGTACCACTCCAAGGGTGCGCCGCTGGAGCTTTTGGGGCGCTGCGCCAGGGTGCGGACCCCCGAGGGCGAGAGGCCTCTCTCCGCCGCCGACCGCGAAGCCGTGCGAGAGGCCTTCGAGCGCTACGCGGGCAGCGGCCTGCGGGTGCTCGGCTTCGCCGAGAAGAGGGCGGGCGGGATGCAGCCGGAGGAGGAGCGGGACCTCGCGGAGGAGGGCCTCACCTTCCTGGGGCTCGCGGCGCTCGAGGACCCGCCGCGCCCCGAGGTGGCAGATGCGGTGGCGCGGTGCCACCGGGCGGGCATCCGGATCATCGTGGTCACCGGGGACCACGGCCTCACCGCCGGGGCGGTCGCGCGCCGGGTGGGGATCGTGCGCGGGGAGCCCAGGATCGTCACCGGGGCGATGGTGGACGGGATGAAGCAGGCCGAACTCGACGCCCTCCTGCGCGAGGAGAGGGAGCTGATCGTGGCCCGGTCCAACCCCGAGACCAAGCTGCACATAGTGGACGCCCTGCGGGGAGAGGGGCACACGGTCGCCATGACCGGCGACGGCGTCAACGACGCGCCCGCCCTGCGCCGGGCCGACATCGGGGTGGCGATGGGCGGCTCGGGCACGGAGGTGGCGCGCGAGGCGGCCACGATGGTCCTCACCGACGACTCTTTCTCCTCGATCGTCGCCGCCGTGGAGGAGGGACGCGTCGTCTACGACAACATCCGCAAGTTCGTCACCTACATCTTCGCCCACACCACCCCGGAGGTGGTCCCGTTTCTGATCTACGCGCTCTCCGGAGGGGCCGTGCCGCTGCCCCTGACGGTGATGCAGATCCTGGCGATAGACCTGGGCACCGAGACGCTGCCGGCCCTGGCCCTGGGACGCGAGCCCGCGGAGCCCGGGATCATGGAGCGGCCGCCCCGCCCGCGCGGGCGCGGCATACTGGACCGGCCGATGCTGGTGCGGGCGTGGCTCTGGCTGGGCCTCGTCGAGGCCGCCCTCGTCACCGGGGGTTTCTTCTACGTCCTCCTCTCCGCCGGCTGGTCTCCCGGAGAGGCCGTCGGCCCCGGCAGCCCGCTTCACGCCTCCTACCTCGCCGCGACGACCATGACGTTCGCGGGCATCACCGCCTGCCAGATCGGGACGGCGTTCGCCACCCGCACCTCCCGGGCCTCGCTGCGCCAGATCGGGGTGTTCTCCAACCGGCTGCTTCTGTGGGGCATCCTCTTCGAGGTCCTCTTCGCGGCCGCTGTGATCTACCTGCCGCCCCTGCAGCGGATCTTCGGTACCGGTGCCCTCGGGGTGCGCGAGCTGCTGGTGCTCGCCGCCTTCCCGCTGGTCGTATGGGCGACCGACGAGCTGCGGCGCGCCTTCGTTCGCCGGCGCGCCGGTTGGCCCGAAGGGCCGGCATAG
- a CDS encoding cation-translocating P-type ATPase encodes MREADEVVAGLGSDPQRGLGVEEARARLERYGPNELEAEKPTPGWRRFLGEFRDTLVILLVVAAAISVGLWAYERDAALPYEGLTILAIVLLNGALGYVQQTRAERAVAALRAMSAAEASVVRDGERRSVGVSEIVPGDLILVEEGDMIPADARLIECTSLQVQEASLTGESLPVSKSSRVIEGGAALGDRSNMVYSGTTVAYGRGRAVVTATGMRTELGRIARLIERTEEEATPLQRELDRTGRLLGLAVLAIAAVVVATILLVEGVRSPGALLEVLILGVALAVAAVPEGLPAIVTVVLAIGVRRMAARNAIVRKLPAVETLGSATVIASDKTGTLTRNEMTVRAVVTAGGRANLTGTGYAPEGELLGRDMSPLADATVRREVEQALLVTERANNAAVKERDGRWVVRGDSTEGALLVAARKAGLSSEALDERFERVGEVPFSSERKMMSVVYRDRREGGLILFAKGAPDVLLGRCSRELVGGEARPLSEERRREISLQNELLAAEALRTLGAAYRAVTNEELERGPDHRIEQNLVFVGLVGMMDPPREEARRAVAVARDAGVRTIMITGDHPRTAAAVAGQLGISTGEPALTGAELDEMTDEALRRVVRESAVYARVNPEHKLRVVRALQENGEVVAMTGDGVNDAPALKTADIGVAMGVTGTDVSREAADMVLTDDNFASIVAAIEEGRSIFANIQKFLRYLLSSNIGEVLVMFLAVLLAGVIGLSGEGFLALPLTATQILWINLLTDGAPALALGLEPAGPDAMRRPPRPRGSGVITRRAWLGIAVTGLIMAAGTLFVLDYALPGGYISGSGGLLRAQTMAFTTLVLFQIFNVFNARSFGRSAFAGLFRNPWLWGALLLSLLLQVLVVYAPFLHPAFGTVPLSLQEWGLCAAVASTVLWLREAGRLASRAQEIVPGKECLRRGRAGS; translated from the coding sequence CTGAGAGAGGCGGACGAGGTCGTCGCCGGGCTCGGGAGCGACCCGCAGCGCGGGCTCGGCGTCGAGGAGGCGCGCGCCCGGCTCGAGAGATACGGCCCCAACGAGCTCGAGGCCGAGAAGCCCACCCCCGGCTGGCGGCGCTTTCTGGGCGAGTTCCGGGACACCCTCGTTATCCTGCTCGTCGTCGCCGCGGCGATCTCGGTCGGGCTGTGGGCCTACGAGCGGGACGCGGCGCTGCCCTACGAGGGGCTGACCATCCTCGCCATCGTCCTGCTGAACGGGGCTCTGGGCTACGTGCAGCAGACGCGGGCGGAGAGGGCGGTGGCGGCCCTGCGGGCGATGTCCGCGGCCGAGGCGAGCGTGGTGCGCGACGGCGAGCGGAGGAGCGTCGGGGTCTCCGAGATCGTGCCCGGCGACCTCATCCTCGTCGAGGAGGGCGACATGATCCCGGCCGATGCCCGCCTGATCGAGTGCACGAGCCTGCAGGTCCAGGAGGCGTCGCTGACGGGCGAGAGCCTGCCGGTGTCCAAGAGCTCTCGTGTCATCGAGGGCGGGGCGGCTCTCGGGGACAGGAGCAACATGGTCTACTCCGGCACGACGGTCGCCTACGGGCGCGGGAGGGCCGTGGTAACCGCCACGGGCATGCGTACGGAGCTGGGCCGGATCGCCCGCCTGATCGAACGAACGGAGGAGGAGGCCACCCCGCTCCAGAGAGAGCTGGACCGCACCGGCAGGCTCCTCGGCCTCGCGGTGCTCGCCATAGCCGCGGTCGTCGTCGCCACGATCCTGCTGGTCGAGGGGGTGCGCAGCCCCGGCGCTCTCCTCGAGGTCCTGATCCTGGGTGTGGCCCTGGCCGTCGCGGCGGTGCCCGAGGGCCTGCCGGCCATCGTGACGGTGGTGCTCGCGATCGGCGTACGCAGGATGGCCGCACGCAACGCGATCGTGCGCAAGCTCCCCGCCGTCGAGACCCTCGGCTCGGCGACCGTGATCGCCTCCGACAAGACCGGGACGCTCACCAGAAACGAGATGACGGTGCGCGCCGTGGTCACCGCGGGCGGCCGCGCGAACCTGACCGGGACCGGTTACGCCCCGGAGGGAGAGCTGCTGGGGAGAGACATGTCGCCGCTCGCGGACGCGACGGTGCGGCGGGAGGTCGAGCAGGCCCTCCTGGTGACCGAAAGGGCGAACAACGCCGCCGTAAAGGAACGCGACGGGCGCTGGGTCGTGCGGGGCGACTCCACGGAGGGGGCCCTGCTCGTGGCGGCGCGCAAGGCCGGGCTCTCCTCGGAAGCCCTCGACGAACGCTTCGAGCGCGTGGGCGAGGTGCCCTTCTCCTCCGAGCGCAAGATGATGAGCGTGGTTTACAGGGACAGGAGGGAGGGGGGCCTGATCCTGTTCGCCAAGGGGGCGCCCGACGTGTTGCTCGGGCGCTGCTCGCGGGAGCTGGTCGGCGGGGAGGCGCGGCCTTTGAGCGAGGAGCGCCGGAGGGAGATCTCCCTCCAGAACGAGCTGCTCGCCGCGGAGGCGCTGCGCACGCTGGGGGCCGCCTACCGTGCGGTGACGAACGAGGAGCTGGAGCGGGGGCCGGACCATCGCATCGAGCAGAACCTGGTGTTCGTGGGGCTGGTGGGGATGATGGACCCGCCCCGCGAGGAGGCGAGGCGCGCGGTCGCCGTCGCCAGGGACGCCGGGGTTCGCACGATCATGATCACCGGCGACCATCCCCGGACGGCGGCGGCCGTAGCCGGGCAACTGGGGATCTCCACGGGAGAGCCGGCGCTCACGGGTGCAGAGCTTGACGAAATGACGGACGAGGCGCTACGCCGCGTGGTCCGGGAGTCTGCGGTGTACGCCCGGGTCAACCCCGAGCACAAGCTCCGCGTCGTCCGGGCGCTGCAGGAGAACGGAGAGGTGGTGGCGATGACCGGCGACGGCGTCAACGACGCGCCCGCGCTCAAGACCGCGGACATCGGCGTCGCGATGGGCGTGACCGGCACCGATGTCTCCAGGGAGGCCGCCGACATGGTCCTCACCGATGACAACTTCGCCTCCATCGTGGCGGCCATCGAAGAGGGGCGTTCCATCTTCGCCAACATACAGAAGTTCCTGCGTTATCTGCTCTCCTCCAACATCGGCGAGGTCCTGGTGATGTTCCTCGCCGTGCTCCTCGCGGGCGTGATCGGCCTGAGTGGAGAAGGCTTTCTGGCCCTGCCGCTCACGGCGACGCAGATCCTGTGGATCAACCTCCTCACCGACGGTGCCCCGGCGCTCGCGCTCGGTCTGGAGCCCGCCGGGCCGGACGCGATGCGCCGCCCTCCGCGCCCCAGGGGCTCCGGTGTGATCACACGCCGCGCGTGGCTTGGCATCGCCGTGACCGGTCTCATCATGGCGGCCGGGACGCTGTTCGTGCTCGACTACGCCCTCCCCGGAGGGTATATCTCGGGCTCAGGCGGCCTGCTCCGCGCCCAGACCATGGCCTTCACCACGCTGGTGCTGTTCCAGATCTTCAACGTGTTCAACGCCCGCTCCTTCGGGCGCAGCGCGTTCGCCGGGCTCTTCCGCAACCCGTGGTTGTGGGGGGCGCTCCTGCTGTCGCTGCTGCTGCAGGTTCTGGTGGTCTACGCGCCGTTCTTGCACCCCGCGTTCGGCACCGTCCCGCTATCCCTGCAGGAGTGGGGCCTCTGCGCCGCGGTCGCCAGCACGGTCCTGTGGCTGCGTGAGGCGGGCAGGCTCGCCTCGCGGGCGCAAGAGATCGTCCCCGGCAAGGAATGCCTCCGCCGGGGGAGGGCCGGATCTTGA
- a CDS encoding pyridoxamine 5'-phosphate oxidase family protein, translating to MDLTRSTIEGTRYCFLATVGEAGAPHLRIMQPFAAEEDLTIRFGTSRGSREVRDIRENPGVVLGFLDPVEMAYAALYGPASLEEDARSRGRYWRDEWAEIWPEGPESGDYVLVRFVPERIELMNLTREIAPEPYGLRPAVLVRTEDGSWELTEG from the coding sequence GTGGACCTCACGAGGTCCACCATCGAGGGGACGAGATACTGCTTTCTGGCGACGGTGGGGGAGGCCGGAGCACCCCACCTGAGGATCATGCAGCCCTTCGCTGCGGAGGAGGACCTCACGATCCGCTTCGGCACCAGCAGGGGATCGCGCGAGGTGCGGGACATCCGGGAGAACCCCGGGGTCGTGCTGGGTTTCCTCGACCCGGTGGAGATGGCCTACGCCGCGCTCTATGGTCCGGCCTCTCTGGAGGAGGACGCGCGGTCGCGCGGGCGGTACTGGCGGGATGAGTGGGCGGAGATCTGGCCGGAAGGCCCCGAAAGCGGGGACTACGTGCTCGTTCGGTTCGTGCCCGAGAGGATCGAGCTGATGAACCTGACCCGGGAGATCGCCCCCGAGCCCTACGGCCTGCGGCCCGCGGTTCTCGTCCGTACGGAAGACGGCTCGTGGGAGCTGACGGAGGGGTAG
- a CDS encoding SHOCT domain-containing protein, producing MSRNGKVLVGVLGVLALAALGALFFAPAMGHGGMMGGWQGPGGMMGSGPGAWAFLWMLVPVLFWTGLLVLLVWAVLRLVPPSGGNGGREAPEEKAEEILRRRFARGEIDAEEYEERRRLLEEHHQKRLPR from the coding sequence ATGAGCAGGAACGGCAAGGTACTGGTCGGCGTCCTGGGCGTTCTCGCGCTGGCCGCGCTCGGCGCGCTCTTCTTCGCGCCCGCCATGGGACACGGCGGCATGATGGGGGGATGGCAGGGGCCGGGAGGCATGATGGGGAGCGGCCCGGGCGCCTGGGCGTTCCTGTGGATGCTGGTGCCCGTCCTGTTCTGGACGGGGCTTCTCGTGCTGCTGGTGTGGGCCGTTCTGAGGCTCGTGCCGCCGAGCGGCGGGAATGGCGGCCGGGAGGCTCCTGAAGAGAAGGCCGAGGAGATCCTCCGGCGCCGTTTCGCCCGCGGAGAGATAGACGCCGAGGAGTACGAGGAGCGGAGGCGCCTGCTGGAGGAACACCACCAGAAGAGGCTCCCCAGATGA
- a CDS encoding glycosyltransferase — MLETVDVGRQSVDVLGPTVGGDVISGLRALAAPLRGARVLHLNATPYGGGVAELLRSEVPLLRDLGLEADWKVITGDRDFFSVTKTLHNALQGAERTLTEHEKEVYLTYSTRNARLLEGEYDLIVAHDPQPLAIPQFYGRGDVRWLWRCHIDTSEPNPSLWDFLRPYLDDYDAAVFTLGSFVPPGFPVERVEIIPPAIDPESPKNFALDPGTAGRVLRWIGVETERPLITQVSRFDPWKDQPGVIEAYRLIKEEVPSLQLALVGSMALDDPEGWEVYRRIKEAARRDPDIRIFTNLTGAGNIEVNAFQRLSDVVIQKSIREGFGLVVSETLWKGTPVVAGEAGGIPLQMQDGAGGYLVRTIEECARMALRLLRDPDEGEALAARGRELVRRRFLITRLLSDELSLYASLLGLKREGDEARGARDPVCGAALGEGVLLGRHRGRPYRFCSRTCRRMFLSDPERFLRGSPGEARKP; from the coding sequence TTGCTCGAGACGGTAGACGTCGGCAGGCAGTCGGTCGACGTCCTCGGGCCGACCGTGGGCGGCGACGTCATCTCCGGTCTGCGCGCTCTCGCCGCTCCCCTGCGCGGTGCGCGCGTGCTGCACCTGAACGCCACGCCGTACGGCGGCGGGGTGGCCGAGCTGCTGCGCTCGGAGGTGCCCCTGCTAAGAGATCTGGGCCTCGAGGCGGACTGGAAGGTCATCACCGGGGACAGGGACTTCTTCTCCGTGACCAAGACGCTGCACAACGCGCTCCAGGGGGCCGAGCGCACGCTGACCGAGCACGAAAAGGAAGTGTACCTGACCTACTCCACCCGCAACGCCCGCCTTCTGGAGGGGGAGTACGACCTGATCGTCGCGCACGATCCCCAGCCCCTGGCCATCCCCCAGTTCTACGGCCGGGGGGACGTCCGCTGGCTCTGGCGCTGCCACATAGACACCTCCGAGCCGAACCCCTCCCTGTGGGACTTCCTCAGGCCCTACCTCGACGATTACGACGCCGCCGTGTTTACGCTCGGGAGCTTCGTGCCGCCGGGCTTCCCCGTCGAGCGGGTGGAGATCATCCCTCCCGCCATAGACCCCGAGAGCCCCAAGAACTTCGCGCTGGACCCGGGCACAGCCGGCAGGGTGCTGCGTTGGATCGGGGTGGAGACCGAAAGGCCGCTCATCACCCAGGTCTCCAGGTTCGACCCGTGGAAGGACCAGCCGGGGGTCATCGAGGCGTACCGCCTGATCAAGGAAGAGGTCCCCAGCCTCCAGCTCGCGCTGGTCGGCTCCATGGCGCTCGACGACCCGGAGGGTTGGGAGGTCTACCGCCGCATAAAGGAGGCGGCCCGGCGGGACCCGGACATACGGATCTTCACCAACCTCACGGGCGCGGGGAACATCGAGGTCAACGCCTTCCAGCGCCTCTCGGACGTCGTGATCCAGAAGTCCATCCGCGAGGGCTTCGGGCTGGTGGTCTCCGAGACGCTGTGGAAGGGGACGCCCGTGGTCGCCGGGGAGGCGGGGGGCATCCCGCTGCAGATGCAGGACGGGGCGGGCGGCTACCTGGTTCGCACGATCGAGGAGTGTGCCAGGATGGCGCTTCGCCTCCTGCGCGACCCGGATGAGGGCGAGGCTCTCGCCGCCAGGGGGCGCGAGCTGGTGCGCCGGCGTTTCCTGATCACGCGGCTGCTCTCCGACGAGCTCTCGCTGTACGCCTCGCTGCTCGGCCTCAAGCGGGAAGGGGATGAGGCGCGTGGTGCCCGGGACCCGGTCTGTGGGGCAGCGTTGGGCGAGGGGGTGCTCCTCGGCCGGCACCGCGGCAGGCCGTACCGTTTCTGCTCCCGAACCTGCCGGCGGATGTTTCTGAGCGATCCCGAGCGCTTCTTGCGGGGCTCCCCGGGCGAGGCACGGAAGCCCTGA
- a CDS encoding GNAT family N-acetyltransferase, producing MRSRAGGTRRPSEVERGFLELEDGTLVQYRPISPHDKEALKRFHRRLSWRSVYLRYFGSMKELPDRKAGRLARLGGGEGFALVALDPEHPEEIIAIVLYVREGEADRAEYAALVEDRWQGRGLGLGLTRRLADIAAARGVRRFWGVFLPENTRMLNLLRDLGLPERFYLENGLEHVEIDLLAEGGCDPPGRG from the coding sequence ATGAGATCGAGAGCCGGCGGGACGCGGCGGCCGTCGGAGGTCGAACGGGGCTTTCTGGAGCTCGAAGACGGGACCCTGGTGCAGTACCGGCCGATCTCGCCGCACGACAAAGAGGCTCTCAAGCGCTTTCACCGGCGTCTGAGCTGGCGGTCCGTGTACCTGCGCTATTTCGGCTCCATGAAGGAGCTGCCGGACAGGAAGGCGGGCCGCCTGGCGCGTCTCGGGGGCGGGGAGGGGTTCGCCCTGGTCGCCCTGGACCCGGAGCACCCGGAGGAGATAATCGCCATCGTGCTGTATGTCAGGGAGGGAGAGGCCGACCGGGCCGAGTACGCGGCGCTCGTGGAGGACCGTTGGCAGGGGAGGGGGCTGGGGTTGGGGCTCACGCGCAGGCTCGCGGACATCGCCGCGGCGCGGGGCGTCCGGCGTTTCTGGGGCGTCTTTCTGCCGGAGAACACCCGCATGCTCAACCTGCTGCGGGATCTCGGCCTGCCCGAGCGCTTCTACCTGGAGAACGGCCTCGAGCACGTCGAGATAGACCTCCTGGCGGAGGGAGGGTGTGATCCGCCCGGGCGCGGTTGA
- a CDS encoding universal stress protein: protein MDGLVSKVLLATDGSREAARAAGMARELSGALGAELHVLYVQPIPEAYINQWEMAGPEFIDGIFKRAEGEARKKAEEEAAKLGKDGVAGVHAAVGRTDAEIVRVAEELGAEIVVVGSRGLGALSRALLGSVSTSVVRHAHTSVLVVRGEGRDRYLPGRILAAVDGSREAEAAARMAAEISGATGSELHLLYVLDLTPRPPYPHPLAGESWDRHLEEAKEKARAFVEERAKQLREAGAEVAVAKVAFGEPDKKIVEEAEELGASLVVTGSRGLGSLRRSLMGSVSDSVVRHAHCPVLVVRRRAE, encoded by the coding sequence ATGGACGGCCTCGTGAGCAAGGTACTGCTGGCCACCGACGGTTCCAGAGAGGCCGCGCGCGCCGCCGGGATGGCCCGGGAGCTCTCCGGGGCGCTCGGGGCCGAGCTGCACGTTCTCTACGTGCAGCCCATTCCGGAGGCGTACATCAACCAGTGGGAGATGGCCGGGCCGGAGTTTATCGACGGGATCTTCAAGCGCGCCGAGGGCGAGGCGAGGAAGAAGGCGGAGGAGGAGGCGGCGAAACTCGGGAAGGACGGGGTGGCGGGCGTCCACGCGGCGGTGGGCCGGACCGACGCCGAGATCGTGCGCGTCGCCGAGGAGCTCGGCGCGGAGATCGTGGTGGTGGGCAGCCGGGGGCTTGGCGCCCTGAGCCGCGCGCTGCTGGGCAGCGTCTCCACGAGCGTGGTGCGGCACGCCCACACCTCCGTGCTGGTGGTCCGGGGGGAGGGGCGGGACAGGTACCTCCCGGGCAGGATACTCGCCGCCGTGGACGGCTCCAGGGAGGCGGAGGCCGCGGCCCGCATGGCGGCCGAGATCTCGGGCGCCACCGGCTCCGAGCTGCACCTGCTCTACGTGCTGGACCTCACCCCCCGGCCTCCCTACCCGCATCCTCTGGCCGGTGAGAGCTGGGACCGGCACCTGGAGGAGGCGAAGGAGAAGGCCAGGGCGTTTGTCGAGGAGAGGGCAAAGCAGCTGCGGGAGGCGGGCGCGGAGGTCGCCGTGGCCAAGGTGGCCTTCGGGGAGCCGGACAAGAAGATAGTGGAGGAGGCCGAGGAGCTGGGCGCGAGCCTCGTCGTCACCGGGAGCCGGGGTCTGGGCAGCCTCCGGCGCTCGCTGATGGGCAGCGTCTCGGACTCCGTGGTCCGGCACGCCCACTGCCCGGTGCTCGTGGTGCGCCGGCGCGCGGAGTAA
- a CDS encoding helix-turn-helix transcriptional regulator: MVAEDATNELPAGVRKIVEARTGDAVFVIAPDYRVVYWDEKAEEITGLLSRDVLGRRCYEVVMGEREGGAPFCTYGCSVMHLAQAGRPVSSYDMRITTRSGQKRWVNVSNLSVDSEEGPYLVHLLRDSQGAHDALEMARGLIRLSSKKEAAGPGRRDIPTLTPRQLDVLQLISRGKTVREISQELYLSEATVRNHVGAVLRALDAHSQLEAVARARELGLLPD, encoded by the coding sequence ATGGTGGCCGAAGACGCCACAAACGAGCTGCCGGCGGGGGTGCGGAAGATCGTCGAGGCCCGCACGGGAGACGCGGTCTTCGTGATCGCGCCGGACTACCGCGTCGTGTACTGGGACGAGAAGGCCGAGGAGATCACGGGGCTCCTGTCCCGGGACGTGCTGGGCAGGCGCTGCTACGAGGTAGTTATGGGCGAGCGGGAGGGGGGCGCTCCCTTCTGCACCTACGGGTGCTCGGTGATGCACCTCGCCCAGGCCGGGCGTCCCGTCTCCAGCTACGACATGCGCATCACCACCCGCTCGGGCCAGAAGCGCTGGGTCAACGTGAGCAACCTGAGCGTGGATTCGGAGGAAGGCCCCTACCTCGTGCATCTCCTGCGCGACTCGCAGGGCGCGCACGACGCCCTGGAGATGGCCCGCGGGCTCATCCGGCTCTCCTCCAAGAAGGAGGCCGCCGGCCCGGGCCGCAGGGACATCCCCACGCTGACGCCCCGCCAGCTGGACGTGCTGCAGCTCATCTCCAGGGGCAAGACGGTCAGGGAGATCTCCCAGGAGCTCTACCTCTCCGAGGCCACGGTGCGCAACCACGTGGGCGCCGTGTTGCGGGCGCTGGATGCCCACTCCCAGCTCGAGGCGGTGGCCAGGGCCCGCGAGCTGGGGCTGCTGCCCGACTAG